The Thiomicrorhabdus lithotrophica DNA segment CAAGCAAACTTTCTAAAAAAATGCTTAAAGGAATAGTGACGTGAACCATGCACATCACTAATCGTGACTGTAAAGTAATTTCTCATTTGAAGTTATCTAAACCGTTTACAACGCTGCAACAACCGCATCACCCATTTCACTACATGAAACACGTGTCATACCGTCAGAGAAGATATCACCAGTACGTAAACCTTGATCCAACACCTTACCTACAGCTGTTTCAATTTTTACCGCTAGGTCTTCGCGACCTAGAGAATAACGTAACATCATGGCAGCTGACAAAATAGTAGCCAGTGGGTTTGCTAAGTTTTGACCTGCAATATCAGGTGCTGAACCATGACTTGGCTCATACATACCTTTGTTATTTGCATCTAAAGATGCTGAAGCCAGCATACCAATAGAACCCGTTAACATAGAAGCTTCATCAGATAAAATATCACCGAACATATTGCCCGTTACCATAACGTCAAACTGTTTAGGATTCAGAACCAACTGCATCGCTGCGTTATCCACATACATGTGATTAACTTCCACTTCTGGATATTCAGGTGCAATTTGATCAACCACTTCTCGCCATAACTCTGTTACCTCAAGAACGTTGGCTTTATCTACAGAAGTCAGTTTTTTATTACGCTTCATTGCCGCTTGGAAAGCTACATGCGCAATACGCTTGATTTCAGATTCTGAGTAGACATAAGTGTTATAACCTTGACGTTCACCATTTTCTAAAGTACGCACGCCACGAGGCTGACCGAAGTAGATACCACCTGTTAATTCACGAACAATAAGAATATCTAAACCTGCAACCACTTCTGGCTTAAGTGTAGATGCATCTGCAAGCTGAGGGTATAAAAATGCAGGACGTAAGTTAGCAAATAATTGCATTTCAGAACGTAGACGTAATAGACCTTTTTCGGGACGAACTGAGATATCCAAAGACTCCCACTTGTATCCACCTACCGCGCCAAGAAGTACCGCATCTGCTGCGTGTGCTTTAGCCATAGTTTCATCCGCTAAAGGAACACCGTGTACGTCATAAGCCGCACCACCAACAAGATCTTCTGTTGTGTTAATGTCTAAATTATCAGACGCTTTTAAGGCTACTAATACTTTTACCGCTTCTGCAGTAATCTCAGGACCAATACCATCACCAGGTAAAATCAATACTTCTTGTGTCATTTTTAAATACTCTTAAATTTTAAAATTTTAATCTTTGAATTCTGTTTTTTAAACCTACCAGGCCTGGTAGATTTATTCTCTGAACTTAACCAGCAAACAGCCAAGGTGCAGTTTTTTTGGTTTTTTCTTCGTAAGCTTTAATATCATCTTGGTATTGCAAAGTAAGACCAATATCATCTAAACCGTTAATTAAACAGTGACGTCGGAAACTATCTACTTCAAAATCAATCGTTTCACCGCTTGGCTTAATAATCTGCTGATTTTCTAAATCAACGGTTAACTCATAACCCTCAGTTGCAAAGACTTCCTGAAATAAACCATCGACAATCGCTTCGTCTAAAACTATTGGCAATAGGCCATTTTTAAAACTGTTGTTAAAAAAGATATCGGCATAAC contains these protein-coding regions:
- the leuB gene encoding 3-isopropylmalate dehydrogenase translates to MTQEVLILPGDGIGPEITAEAVKVLVALKASDNLDINTTEDLVGGAAYDVHGVPLADETMAKAHAADAVLLGAVGGYKWESLDISVRPEKGLLRLRSEMQLFANLRPAFLYPQLADASTLKPEVVAGLDILIVRELTGGIYFGQPRGVRTLENGERQGYNTYVYSESEIKRIAHVAFQAAMKRNKKLTSVDKANVLEVTELWREVVDQIAPEYPEVEVNHMYVDNAAMQLVLNPKQFDVMVTGNMFGDILSDEASMLTGSIGMLASASLDANNKGMYEPSHGSAPDIAGQNLANPLATILSAAMMLRYSLGREDLAVKIETAVGKVLDQGLRTGDIFSDGMTRVSCSEMGDAVVAAL